A part of Maridesulfovibrio hydrothermalis AM13 = DSM 14728 genomic DNA contains:
- a CDS encoding acetate--CoA ligase family protein: MYSYSCLKALFEPESIAVIGANADKLSTGSVITANLLASGYKGKIFPVNGEGEEVHGISALSSVSDLPRSTDMAIVCLPPAEVTNAIEALAEIPVRAAIVTSRGFGEIGREGYMLEQRLARTAKNSDMIILGPNCMGFMNSALSINASLETDFTSCGNIAFFSQSGALCTTALDWANSEGVGFSKFISLGNKAVLGEGTILSYLASDPDTKVIVGYCETLKDGQDFLRTAFDATFKKPLILLRAGETPAGIRAASAHAGALTGATSAYNAAFRQTGVMQAVDIEDMFNLAHAFSCQPLPEGSNVAIVTNSGGPGIIAADMCEKGTLNISRPSSSTLDKMKEFLPAYASLYNPIDMIGDATAETYHRTLRAVAEDDVFHSILVILTPAANILGEVEKVAADIIALGKECSKPIITCFMGDHSVEGARKLLRGAGIPCYDFPEAGVRSLDAMARCARWQKKDWPIDVCFRRDYSKAKSIVENCKLTGLNELVELDAQNLASAYELPVPETVLARTSNQAAKAAKRIGYPVVLKVASAQISRKEELGLVITNLNTPQELRRAFLQITTRATRRCKDAYITGCLVQKMGPENSHEIVITFRRDPQFGPLINFSLTGLHVDMLGDVSSRLAPLALNDAQEMIREVKAYPILRGARAGAAVDLGALEDILLMVSQMAIDLPEIQEAEFNPVIAGPEGAVIANMRMTVG; this comes from the coding sequence ATGTATTCTTATTCATGCTTAAAGGCTTTATTCGAGCCGGAATCAATTGCCGTTATCGGTGCTAATGCTGACAAGCTTAGCACGGGCAGTGTCATTACTGCCAATCTTCTTGCCTCAGGATATAAGGGTAAAATCTTCCCCGTCAATGGTGAAGGTGAAGAAGTTCATGGAATCAGTGCACTTTCATCTGTTTCCGATCTGCCCCGTTCAACTGATATGGCCATCGTCTGCCTGCCACCGGCCGAAGTAACAAATGCCATTGAAGCTCTGGCTGAAATTCCTGTCAGGGCAGCCATTGTCACCAGCCGTGGGTTCGGTGAGATAGGACGTGAAGGCTACATGCTTGAGCAACGCTTGGCAAGGACAGCTAAGAACAGTGATATGATTATCCTCGGCCCTAACTGTATGGGCTTTATGAATTCAGCACTGTCCATTAATGCCAGCTTGGAAACGGATTTTACCTCCTGCGGAAACATAGCTTTTTTTTCCCAGTCCGGAGCTTTGTGCACCACGGCCCTTGACTGGGCTAACAGTGAAGGAGTCGGTTTTTCAAAGTTCATAAGCCTTGGCAATAAAGCGGTGCTCGGTGAAGGCACTATTCTCAGCTATCTGGCCAGTGATCCCGATACAAAGGTTATAGTCGGCTATTGTGAGACTCTCAAGGACGGGCAGGATTTTCTGCGCACTGCTTTTGATGCGACCTTTAAGAAACCGTTAATTCTGCTGCGCGCCGGTGAGACTCCGGCCGGGATTCGGGCTGCTTCTGCCCATGCCGGAGCTTTGACCGGAGCCACGTCAGCATATAATGCTGCTTTTCGACAGACCGGAGTTATGCAGGCCGTTGATATCGAAGACATGTTCAATCTGGCTCATGCTTTTTCATGCCAGCCTTTACCTGAAGGATCAAATGTTGCCATTGTCACTAATTCAGGCGGTCCCGGAATTATTGCCGCTGATATGTGTGAGAAGGGCACACTTAATATTTCTAGACCGTCATCTTCCACGCTTGATAAGATGAAAGAATTTCTTCCGGCTTATGCTTCCCTTTACAATCCTATAGATATGATCGGGGATGCCACAGCTGAAACATACCACAGGACTTTGCGTGCTGTGGCTGAAGATGATGTTTTCCATTCCATATTGGTAATCCTTACCCCCGCAGCCAATATTCTCGGCGAGGTGGAAAAAGTTGCCGCTGATATTATTGCCCTTGGAAAAGAATGCAGCAAGCCTATTATCACCTGTTTTATGGGGGATCATTCTGTAGAGGGCGCAAGAAAACTGCTTCGCGGTGCCGGAATACCCTGTTACGATTTTCCTGAAGCAGGTGTCAGAAGTCTGGATGCCATGGCCCGTTGTGCTCGCTGGCAGAAAAAAGACTGGCCCATCGATGTCTGTTTCAGGCGTGATTATTCCAAGGCCAAAAGTATTGTAGAGAATTGTAAGCTGACCGGACTCAACGAGCTTGTAGAGCTGGATGCCCAGAATCTTGCGTCTGCCTACGAACTTCCAGTGCCGGAAACTGTGCTGGCCCGTACTTCAAATCAAGCAGCCAAGGCAGCCAAGCGGATAGGCTATCCGGTGGTTTTGAAAGTTGCTTCTGCGCAAATTTCGCGTAAGGAGGAGCTGGGGCTTGTGATTACAAATCTCAATACTCCGCAAGAATTGCGCAGAGCTTTTTTGCAGATTACCACCCGCGCAACCAGACGCTGCAAGGATGCCTATATTACAGGGTGTCTGGTACAGAAAATGGGGCCTGAAAATTCTCATGAGATAGTAATTACTTTCAGACGTGACCCGCAGTTCGGTCCGCTTATTAATTTTTCTTTGACAGGGCTTCACGTGGACATGCTTGGTGATGTATCATCTAGGCTGGCTCCGCTGGCACTTAATGATGCGCAGGAAATGATCCGTGAAGTTAAGGCATATCCCATATTACGTGGGGCGCGCGCCGGAGCTGCTGTTGATCTAGGTGCTCTTGAAGATATTTTATTGATGGTTTCTCAGATGGCAATTGATCTACCGGAAATTCAGGAAGCTGAGTTCAATCCGGTTATTGCCGGTCCTGAGGGAGCTGTTATCGCCAACATGCGCATGACAGTGGGGTGA
- a CDS encoding phosphotransacetylase family protein gives MPGLYVGSTSGYSGKNMIVMGLGLHFQKQGVSLGYMKPVGAIPTEVDGRLGDEDAFFIQGVLGVSNPPNVVTPVVVTHDFKVQAFNGKVENHVEPIVNAYKKISADKDLTLVAGSGSMYSGKYCGVDGIHLVKTLDVKCVVIDRFQKELNYDYLVVLKESMGDNMVGVILNDIPPTFMDEITTLIKPFLERKGVKVLGVIPKDPLMGTIKVGDLADRLGGKIISAHSRTDLPVESFLIGTMQVENFMTHFRRHRNSAVIVGGDRSDVQLVALEGECPCLVLTGNLYPNDIILTRSEVLETPIIIVRDDTFSVAKKMEDILSRHKLRESAKIKHGVELVEKHIDFAYLKKELGLRY, from the coding sequence ATGCCCGGTTTATATGTAGGTTCCACCAGCGGATATTCTGGCAAGAACATGATCGTTATGGGGCTAGGCCTGCATTTTCAGAAACAAGGTGTAAGCCTTGGGTATATGAAACCTGTCGGGGCCATTCCTACAGAAGTGGACGGGAGGCTCGGAGACGAGGATGCGTTTTTCATTCAGGGAGTGCTTGGCGTATCCAATCCGCCAAATGTTGTTACTCCGGTTGTTGTTACTCATGATTTTAAGGTTCAGGCTTTTAACGGTAAAGTTGAAAATCATGTTGAACCGATCGTCAACGCTTATAAAAAAATAAGCGCAGACAAAGATCTCACTTTAGTAGCCGGGTCCGGGTCTATGTATTCCGGCAAATATTGCGGAGTGGACGGTATTCATCTGGTCAAAACCCTTGATGTGAAATGTGTGGTCATTGACCGTTTTCAAAAAGAACTCAATTATGATTATTTGGTGGTACTGAAAGAATCTATGGGCGACAACATGGTGGGAGTTATTCTTAACGATATTCCGCCTACTTTTATGGATGAAATTACAACGCTTATTAAACCGTTTCTTGAACGTAAGGGCGTAAAGGTTCTCGGCGTTATCCCCAAAGATCCGCTTATGGGAACTATTAAAGTTGGCGATCTCGCTGACCGGCTCGGCGGAAAAATTATTTCTGCGCACAGCAGAACCGATCTGCCTGTGGAAAGTTTTCTCATCGGGACCATGCAGGTGGAAAATTTTATGACCCATTTCCGCCGTCATCGCAATTCTGCTGTAATTGTAGGCGGTGACAGGTCAGATGTTCAGCTCGTAGCCCTTGAAGGCGAGTGCCCGTGTCTGGTTCTGACCGGAAATCTTTATCCCAATGACATCATCCTGACCCGCTCAGAAGTGCTTGAAACACCGATCATTATCGTACGCGATGATACATTCTCTGTAGCCAAGAAAATGGAAGATATTCTTTCACGGCATAAATTGCGCGAGTCGGCTAAAATTAAACATGGCGTTGAACTTGTCGAAAAGCATATCGATTTTGCGTATCTTAAAAAGGAACTTGGACTTAGATATTAG
- a CDS encoding MBL fold metallo-hydrolase — MNDIAIETFVLGPLETNCYLLTCGKDAIVIDCGLDPLPLMQAIVDRNLNVQAIYLTHMHFDHIGGVSALQKITKAPIYGNLEDQYLNDIPFKHGGSLEFKELLDFEMTDLKTGRQMLFEKPMMILETPGHTPGSLSFFFPSISSVFVGDLIFMISAGRTDFPGGDHDTLINSVKKRIFILPDETQIFSGHGPMTTVIHEKKNNPIFG; from the coding sequence ATGAACGACATTGCAATTGAAACATTTGTCCTCGGCCCGCTCGAAACCAACTGCTATCTGCTCACTTGCGGGAAAGATGCCATTGTCATTGATTGCGGTCTTGACCCGTTACCGCTCATGCAGGCAATCGTGGACCGCAACCTGAATGTGCAGGCCATCTATCTGACCCATATGCACTTTGATCACATCGGCGGAGTTTCGGCACTACAGAAAATAACCAAAGCTCCGATATATGGAAACCTTGAAGATCAATATTTAAACGACATCCCTTTTAAACACGGTGGATCGCTGGAATTTAAAGAACTGCTGGATTTCGAAATGACCGATCTCAAAACCGGCCGCCAGATGCTGTTTGAAAAACCTATGATGATACTTGAGACCCCCGGCCACACACCCGGCAGCCTGTCCTTTTTCTTTCCGTCCATAAGCTCCGTTTTCGTCGGAGATTTAATCTTCATGATCTCAGCAGGAAGAACAGATTTCCCCGGCGGTGACCACGATACGCTTATAAATTCGGTAAAAAAAAGAATTTTTATCCTGCCGGATGAAACACAAATATTCTCCGGACACGGCCCCATGACCACTGTTATTCACGAAAAAAAGAATAATCCTATATTTGGATAA
- a CDS encoding SGNH/GDSL hydrolase family protein, which translates to MDFLSRAVLDSGFDCTYRVLASPFTYNSSPGVIPQDLREKDELLNLGDYYHGRKLLNQFQMIGTDEPEPELIVLNLFHENSPLFINNEQKYIFFIDPEAWKTHPDLGEWMKDGFGMIQANPATYLKRYEEMLKNIRVKFPAVPLLVVSRLSHFPAFGPDPYSYLDGWNGLWSSAGTVLRRWQNDIDGLGIVDMDRIFGGIWNRSEKKIESHCPFLKFKLTEENNVITGLHASRDVEHIGSMWPDLARKIAQYVDEGRVTYSDDEIVPDAWFKPWQPEKFDDDRLLDMLSSGANYLCARAVGTFFLDLGKDYTDFLVRTAEFTPVCHNTLHMIKTYGRIWRNPALAHWCQVHRNTAAAFTANGPLYLEDYLRRIDEVERYALGRGN; encoded by the coding sequence ATGGATTTCCTGAGTCGTGCGGTTCTAGATTCGGGTTTTGATTGCACATACCGGGTGTTGGCTTCACCGTTTACTTATAACAGCTCGCCGGGCGTTATTCCGCAGGATTTGCGGGAAAAGGATGAATTGCTGAATCTGGGTGATTATTATCATGGCCGCAAACTTTTGAATCAATTTCAGATGATAGGAACAGACGAACCCGAGCCGGAACTTATAGTGTTGAATCTGTTTCATGAAAACAGCCCGCTTTTTATTAATAATGAGCAGAAGTATATATTTTTCATCGATCCTGAAGCATGGAAAACACACCCTGATCTCGGTGAATGGATGAAGGATGGTTTCGGCATGATTCAGGCCAATCCGGCTACCTACTTGAAACGGTATGAAGAGATGCTTAAAAATATACGGGTGAAGTTTCCGGCTGTACCGCTGCTTGTGGTTTCGAGGCTTTCACACTTTCCCGCTTTCGGGCCTGATCCGTATTCTTATCTGGATGGCTGGAACGGATTGTGGAGTTCTGCCGGAACGGTGCTGAGACGCTGGCAAAATGATATTGATGGACTCGGTATTGTCGATATGGATCGTATTTTCGGTGGTATTTGGAATAGGTCAGAAAAGAAAATTGAATCACATTGTCCTTTCCTGAAATTTAAACTTACCGAAGAAAATAATGTGATAACCGGACTGCATGCCAGCCGGGATGTGGAACATATCGGTTCCATGTGGCCTGATCTGGCACGAAAAATTGCACAGTATGTGGACGAGGGCAGGGTTACATATTCAGATGATGAAATTGTACCTGATGCATGGTTTAAACCGTGGCAGCCGGAAAAATTTGATGATGATAGGTTGCTTGATATGCTTTCGTCGGGAGCAAACTATCTCTGCGCGCGGGCAGTAGGGACATTTTTCCTTGATCTGGGCAAGGATTATACTGATTTTTTGGTACGTACAGCCGAGTTTACCCCTGTTTGTCATAATACTTTGCATATGATTAAAACTTACGGGCGTATCTGGCGTAATCCCGCCCTTGCTCACTGGTGTCAGGTACATCGCAATACGGCAGCGGCATTTACCGCAAACGGACCGCTTTATCTGGAGGATTATCTGCGGCGTATAGATGAGGTCGAGAGATATGCTCTGGGGCGGGGTAATTGA
- a CDS encoding substrate-binding periplasmic protein, with protein MNILFSALATLLLVCTLHSPAFAKMKITFATQDFFPFSYKEGEKIQGPGADIIRTVCKQIGAECKIEMLPWRRSQAMLSIGQAQALFMVGKNKKREEFLAFSPAIINTEYGFFECTDAPLNYQSPQSLKGKTIGVYGPSNTSHQLNKIARSISGNITVSITPDDLTQFKKLSRLRVDAVYSNRDVGLATITMLKINNIRYTGTNKKLNYYIAFSKKYTPAVFIRKFNSQIEKMKKSGELKKILDKYGMKMAL; from the coding sequence TTGAATATTTTATTCTCCGCATTAGCTACGCTTCTTCTGGTCTGCACACTTCACAGCCCGGCTTTTGCAAAAATGAAAATAACCTTTGCAACGCAGGACTTCTTTCCTTTCTCCTACAAAGAAGGAGAGAAAATTCAAGGGCCGGGAGCAGACATCATCCGCACTGTTTGCAAACAAATCGGTGCAGAATGCAAAATTGAAATGCTGCCTTGGCGCAGATCGCAGGCAATGCTTTCAATTGGGCAGGCACAGGCCCTCTTCATGGTGGGGAAAAACAAAAAACGCGAAGAATTTCTGGCCTTCTCTCCGGCAATAATAAATACAGAGTACGGTTTTTTTGAGTGCACCGATGCACCGCTCAACTATCAAAGCCCGCAAAGTCTCAAAGGTAAAACCATCGGTGTTTACGGCCCCTCTAACACATCTCATCAATTGAACAAAATTGCCCGGTCCATATCTGGAAATATAACTGTCAGCATAACGCCTGACGACCTTACTCAATTTAAAAAATTATCAAGACTCAGAGTCGATGCAGTTTATTCCAACAGAGATGTAGGACTTGCTACAATTACCATGCTAAAAATAAATAATATAAGATACACCGGAACCAACAAAAAACTCAATTACTACATAGCATTTTCAAAAAAATACACACCTGCTGTCTTCATAAGAAAGTTCAACAGCCAGATCGAAAAAATGAAAAAATCAGGTGAATTGAAAAAAATTCTGGATAAATACGGGATGAAAATGGCTCTTTAA
- a CDS encoding dihydrolipoyl dehydrogenase family protein produces the protein MTSNNFPTENRSYDLVVVGAGPGGFDAAVEAAEEGIKVALVEKELLGGTCLNVGCIPTKLYLGATSPVEELAAQTKARIAKGEIEIDFKALCTKKDRFIGATRKAMAQKAKKLGIDLYPATAKVIGKGKVEVSHPEETAVLEYKDLILATGSHPTVFPGLEPDNETILDNSGFLALTEMPGSLLVIGAGFIGLEMAQIAHRTGTKITVVDALDRIAVYEDPEVSKTLQGVFKRHKWNIKLGVKVKSVTAENGKAVLRTEDGEELIADKALIAVGRRPNSKDLGLEILGAETAGPGFVKVNENLEAADNVYAIGDLNGKVLLAHAASHQAGYVVRRISGKTDGPYEHGPIPSILYGSPETMRVGVMPADLEGKGEVKVSSFALVANPIAQAYAATQGFVKVVWLDGKVAGITAVGHHVSGFTTAAAMIVQENWTEKDIHKVVFPHPSLDEALLGALKAEKKDPK, from the coding sequence ATGACATCAAATAATTTCCCCACTGAAAACCGCTCCTACGACCTTGTGGTCGTAGGAGCCGGTCCGGGGGGCTTTGATGCGGCTGTGGAAGCGGCTGAAGAAGGCATCAAGGTGGCACTTGTCGAAAAGGAACTTTTAGGTGGAACATGCCTCAACGTGGGCTGCATTCCCACCAAGCTTTATCTGGGCGCAACTTCTCCGGTAGAAGAACTGGCTGCCCAGACCAAAGCACGAATTGCCAAGGGTGAAATCGAAATCGATTTCAAAGCCTTGTGCACCAAAAAAGACCGTTTTATCGGAGCCACCCGCAAGGCTATGGCCCAGAAAGCAAAGAAACTTGGTATTGATCTTTATCCGGCAACAGCCAAGGTGATCGGTAAAGGGAAAGTCGAAGTCTCCCACCCGGAAGAAACGGCTGTTCTGGAGTATAAAGACCTTATCCTTGCAACTGGTTCCCACCCGACTGTTTTCCCAGGACTAGAGCCGGATAACGAAACTATTCTGGACAATTCCGGCTTTCTGGCTTTGACCGAAATGCCCGGCTCACTGCTGGTCATCGGCGCGGGTTTCATCGGCCTTGAAATGGCTCAGATCGCACATCGCACCGGAACCAAAATTACTGTAGTGGATGCACTGGACCGTATTGCGGTTTATGAAGATCCCGAGGTTTCTAAAACTTTGCAGGGAGTTTTCAAACGTCACAAGTGGAATATCAAACTCGGCGTAAAGGTTAAATCCGTCACAGCTGAGAACGGCAAAGCTGTACTGCGCACCGAAGACGGCGAAGAACTTATTGCCGACAAAGCACTGATAGCTGTCGGACGCCGCCCTAATTCAAAAGATCTGGGTCTTGAAATTCTCGGAGCGGAAACAGCAGGCCCGGGCTTCGTCAAGGTTAATGAAAATCTCGAAGCTGCCGATAATGTTTATGCCATCGGTGACCTGAACGGCAAAGTTCTGCTAGCCCACGCCGCCAGCCATCAGGCTGGCTATGTGGTTCGGCGCATAAGTGGAAAAACAGACGGACCTTATGAACACGGCCCTATTCCGTCAATCCTATACGGCTCGCCTGAAACCATGCGTGTCGGGGTTATGCCTGCTGATCTTGAAGGTAAAGGCGAAGTCAAAGTTTCATCTTTTGCCTTAGTAGCGAATCCAATTGCGCAGGCTTACGCCGCAACGCAAGGATTTGTAAAAGTAGTATGGCTGGACGGAAAAGTAGCGGGAATAACAGCTGTAGGACATCACGTTTCAGGGTTCACTACTGCCGCAGCAATGATTGTGCAGGAAAACTGGACGGAAAAAGACATTCATAAAGTTGTTTTCCCTCATCCTTCACTCGATGAAGCATTGCTTGGAGCACTCAAAGCAGAAAAGAAAGACCCTAAGTAG
- the gcvPB gene encoding aminomethyl-transferring glycine dehydrogenase subunit GcvPB — translation MKTVFQKSVPGREGVWPEKPGKKIEDLIPAELLREDAGMPSLSELDVVRHFTKLSMKNFGVDSNFYPLGSCTMKYNPKFTECVAALPGFAQLHPVISQLKGAGRHCQGALEVVYETEKMLSELTGMAAFTMHPMAGAHGELTGVMLMAAYHADKDNKKTKIICPDSAHGTNPASAAIAGYDVVSVESTDGIITPEALAAVLDDEVAGVMMTCPNTLGLFETHLPELVKMIHEKDALLYYDGANMNAIMGKMRVGDAGFDIVHLNLHKTLATPHGGGGPGSGPVGVSERLIPFLPISRVKKMEDGQYFLDYDAPKSIGYVAPFYGNFGVYLKAYAYMLRLGREGLIRATEAAVLSANYMRKRLENHFEIPYNRICMHEFVASAAEQAKNGVRALDVAKALLDKGHHAPTIYFPLIVKECMMIEPTETESKETIDQFIDDLIEIAKMADENPELIQAAPETLSVKRLDETKAARNMVITDDIK, via the coding sequence ATGAAAACAGTATTCCAGAAATCAGTACCCGGTCGTGAAGGTGTCTGGCCTGAAAAGCCCGGAAAAAAGATCGAGGATCTCATTCCCGCCGAACTTCTGCGCGAAGATGCAGGCATGCCTTCTCTTTCCGAACTTGACGTAGTCCGCCACTTTACCAAGCTTTCCATGAAAAACTTCGGTGTGGATTCTAATTTTTATCCACTCGGCTCCTGCACCATGAAATACAACCCCAAATTCACAGAGTGTGTTGCTGCTCTGCCGGGGTTTGCACAGTTGCATCCGGTTATATCACAGCTTAAAGGGGCCGGACGTCATTGTCAGGGCGCACTGGAAGTTGTCTATGAAACGGAAAAGATGCTCAGCGAACTTACCGGTATGGCTGCATTCACCATGCACCCTATGGCCGGAGCACATGGCGAACTGACCGGAGTGATGCTCATGGCCGCCTATCACGCGGACAAGGACAACAAAAAAACAAAAATCATCTGCCCTGACTCCGCACACGGAACCAACCCCGCATCAGCAGCCATTGCCGGATACGATGTGGTTTCCGTCGAATCAACTGACGGCATTATCACTCCTGAGGCATTGGCGGCAGTTCTTGATGATGAAGTTGCCGGTGTAATGATGACCTGTCCTAATACACTGGGGCTGTTTGAAACTCATCTTCCGGAACTGGTGAAGATGATTCACGAAAAAGATGCACTGCTTTACTATGACGGTGCGAACATGAACGCTATCATGGGCAAAATGCGTGTAGGAGATGCCGGATTTGATATTGTTCACCTGAATCTGCATAAAACCCTCGCCACCCCTCACGGAGGCGGCGGCCCCGGTTCCGGACCGGTCGGCGTCAGCGAAAGACTCATTCCCTTTCTGCCCATATCACGGGTCAAAAAAATGGAAGACGGACAGTATTTCCTTGACTACGACGCTCCTAAATCCATCGGATACGTTGCCCCGTTCTACGGTAACTTCGGGGTTTATCTTAAAGCATATGCCTACATGCTCCGCCTTGGACGTGAAGGACTGATCAGAGCAACCGAAGCTGCGGTGCTCAGTGCAAACTACATGCGCAAAAGACTCGAAAACCATTTCGAGATTCCATACAACCGCATCTGCATGCATGAATTTGTTGCATCTGCTGCTGAGCAGGCCAAGAACGGCGTTCGCGCTCTTGATGTAGCAAAAGCTCTGCTTGATAAAGGCCACCATGCTCCGACCATCTACTTCCCGCTCATAGTAAAAGAATGCATGATGATCGAGCCGACTGAGACAGAAAGTAAGGAAACCATCGACCAGTTTATTGATGATCTCATTGAAATAGCCAAAATGGCAGATGAGAACCCTGAACTTATTCAGGCTGCTCCCGAAACTCTTTCAGTAAAAAGACTGGATGAAACCAAAGCAGCACGAAATATGGTGATTACTGATGACATCAAATAA
- the gcvPA gene encoding aminomethyl-transferring glycine dehydrogenase subunit GcvPA has product MPYVPHSPEEVREMLDVIGVNSVEDLFAEIPAELRPKSFDLPKGSSEMAVLQKLEKLAARNTTDLTSFLGAGFYDHFIPTAVDALISRSEFYTAYTPYQPEASQGTLQAIFEYQTAMARLMDLDYANASVYDGGTALYEATLMAVRKTRRRKIIVSEALNPIYRVMLDSYTTNLNLELITVPHNHGRTNIKSLTAAIDKDTAAIIVQNPNFFGSINDFTDLFTTVHEHKAVAIMSTYPVLQSVIKTPGQMGADIAVADGQSIGQPLSFGGPYLGIMTCTKALVRQMPGRMAGRTEDLDGKTGYVLTLQAREQHIRRQKATSNICSNQALCALRTLIHLCLLGEEGIRRTAGLSVERAHYAAERLTAIDGVELFTKGPFGNEFAITLPVNAFEVIDKLTERGIIPGFPLGRYYEGLENGLLVACTEKTTEEQIGIFAEILRGAL; this is encoded by the coding sequence ATGCCTTACGTACCCCATTCCCCGGAAGAAGTCCGGGAAATGCTTGATGTGATCGGCGTAAACTCCGTGGAAGATCTGTTTGCTGAAATTCCTGCGGAATTGCGCCCCAAAAGCTTTGACCTGCCTAAAGGCAGCAGCGAAATGGCCGTTTTGCAAAAACTGGAAAAACTCGCAGCCAGAAACACCACAGACCTGACCAGCTTCCTCGGAGCAGGTTTTTACGATCATTTCATCCCCACCGCAGTTGATGCACTTATTTCCCGCAGTGAATTTTACACAGCCTACACTCCCTATCAGCCCGAAGCTTCGCAAGGGACATTACAGGCAATCTTCGAATACCAGACCGCCATGGCCAGACTTATGGATCTGGATTACGCCAACGCTTCTGTCTATGACGGCGGAACCGCGCTGTACGAAGCAACCCTCATGGCGGTCCGCAAAACCAGACGCCGCAAAATTATCGTAAGTGAAGCACTGAACCCCATTTACAGGGTCATGCTTGATTCCTACACCACCAATCTCAACCTTGAGCTTATAACTGTGCCGCACAATCACGGCCGCACAAATATCAAGTCTCTCACTGCTGCTATTGATAAAGATACCGCAGCGATTATCGTGCAGAACCCCAACTTTTTCGGTTCTATCAATGATTTCACAGACCTGTTCACCACTGTACATGAACATAAAGCCGTTGCCATCATGTCCACTTATCCGGTCCTGCAATCAGTGATAAAAACTCCGGGGCAGATGGGAGCGGACATTGCTGTCGCAGATGGCCAGAGTATCGGTCAGCCTCTTTCTTTCGGCGGCCCCTATCTCGGGATCATGACCTGCACCAAAGCACTTGTCCGCCAGATGCCCGGACGCATGGCCGGACGCACAGAAGATCTGGACGGCAAAACCGGTTATGTACTCACTCTTCAAGCAAGAGAGCAGCACATCAGACGGCAGAAAGCCACATCCAACATCTGCTCCAATCAGGCTCTCTGCGCTCTGCGTACGCTCATCCACCTCTGCCTGCTGGGCGAGGAAGGAATACGCCGCACAGCCGGACTGTCTGTTGAACGGGCGCATTATGCAGCTGAGCGTCTCACCGCTATTGACGGTGTTGAGCTGTTCACCAAAGGCCCTTTCGGCAACGAATTCGCCATAACCCTTCCGGTCAATGCTTTCGAAGTTATCGACAAACTGACTGAGCGTGGTATCATCCCCGGCTTTCCGCTGGGCCGCTACTACGAGGGACTTGAAAACGGCCTGCTGGTGGCCTGCACTGAAAAGACCACAGAAGAACAGATCGGCATATTCGCCGAAATTCTGCGGGGGGCACTCTAA
- the gcvH gene encoding glycine cleavage system protein GcvH, with translation MIPQELLYAKSHEWLKVEGENGTIGITHFAQEQLGDLTFIELPQEGDTFAAGDEFGSIESVKAASEIYAPVDFEVVAINESLEDAPEKVNEDPYGEGWLLKIKITGATDGLLDAAAYEKVTEEDAH, from the coding sequence ATGATCCCTCAGGAACTTCTTTACGCCAAATCTCACGAATGGCTCAAAGTTGAAGGCGAAAACGGAACCATCGGTATCACTCACTTTGCACAGGAACAGCTCGGTGACCTTACTTTCATCGAACTCCCTCAGGAAGGCGATACCTTTGCAGCAGGCGACGAATTCGGCTCTATCGAGTCCGTAAAAGCAGCCAGCGAAATTTATGCTCCTGTAGACTTTGAGGTCGTTGCAATAAACGAATCCCTTGAAGATGCTCCAGAGAAAGTCAACGAAGATCCATATGGTGAAGGCTGGCTCCTCAAAATTAAAATCACCGGTGCAACTGACGGCCTTCTCGACGCGGCAGCCTATGAAAAGGTTACCGAAGAAGACGCTCACTAA